From Brassica rapa cultivar Chiifu-401-42 chromosome A06, CAAS_Brap_v3.01, whole genome shotgun sequence:
actaccaatcatgctttatcttggtttttaaagctacaaccaaaaaattaaaactacagcaaaaacacacaaaaaatggctgtaaacatcttattttctaaagccccatttttttagctgtaggaaattttaaagctacatcatttaaagctaaatcaaaaatcctacagacaaaatattaaagtaaattttctacaattacaacccaaccaatcacccccaatgtgtagattttgatttctacatattttagatttacagtaaatctatagaagtcggtttctacgtgttttagatttatactaatgtgtagattttgatttctaaagattttagatcgGTAGATTAAGCgtggaatgtgtattctaaatatttttagaatactcttatttacgtagatcacatattctaaacattgtagattcaatgaaaaaagtggatttcgttttctacttcgtagaatgtcatttctactttatttagaatataatctaaaatttatgatttaaactttttttagaACTGAAAAAATACCACTacgttcatataggtattttatcaatagttattatttttccaaaaaaaatttgtttataaaactatttattaaatttattttcaaaaatattaaagagtaTTATAGACAAAACTTGCACAAAATAGATATTAGTCTAAAaggacatagttatcattttttttctctaaaaaaacaattttcccaaaatataattagttttcactaataagtttgttttttatgttaagttttttttttggtttggatCATGTAGTCAAATGATATTTGCTGGTTATAAGGAAATTATTCATATAAAAACATTTGTTTTTGACTAAAATATAGAACATATTATGGCATCGATAACAAACTACAAACAAATGAAGAATAACTAAATTGTCAAATTATGAACAAATGGTATCAATTTTGTTCATTTGTCAAGTATAAATAACCACCCCTTTCGTTCCCTTgataacaaatttaaattgtGTGATATTGAATGTCAAATCtcaaatgaataaaaatactTTGCAAAACCATTAAACTtcatcataaaatcatacacaAATTATAGACAAATTTATAAACAAGTTAGTCGCAACTTTTCTGTTTCTTCAATAATATAATCATGATATATGATGGGCGTAAAGTAACTCAgaagtaatcttttttttttcaactggTAGGATTATAAACATAGTACAAAGTAGAAGTAAGATACAAAGCTGTATACACAAAGCCTCAAAGACAAGTGAGGAAACGATTTGTAACACATTACAAGAAAATCACTACAATATTGTAcaattatataaatatgatttaggatgacaaaacaaattaaatttcCCAAAAAAGTATATTGAAGGAAAACGGACCTCCGATTCAGCTAATCCATGGAGACTTCGTTAAAAAAAATGAGCAGAGACCGGAGAAGGGTCCAGGCTGGAAACGTAACGCACAAGGAGAACTCTATTAGACGTCGCAGATGCACTTGTTAAGGAAAAAAAGATGTCCAAATACAATTTTGTTAATGAATTTGAACGGCGCTTTACGTGTTTATTTGGTTTAAGCTAAAATTCAATGTGACATGGCAAATTAGTGGTTTCTTATTGGAGGATTAAATTAAATGATGTGACACTCTCCCCCATTCCCCTTTTAGTAAGAAGaatcagaatatatatattttagaatatagattttggtttgtttgtttttgacaACAATTTAAAGTTTTCTACTTTATAAAACATCCCTTAAATATGTCGATGTAGATTCAAAGAAAACGTTTTGACCACATTCATGAGATGATATCGAAAGCACTTAACCATTAAACATAAAGATAAACATTAACCcagatttttaataaaagttCACCCTCCATTAAAACTAGACAAGAAAGACCATACAAACCTGCCCTAGCAGTCGACACGCAAGAGAAACGATAGACACGGATAAGGCAAAAGACATACGATCGACTCTCAATGCAacgtctcttttttttttttaaccaattcGATCTTTTGTAAAGTTTTCAACCATTTTTAGATGTTTATTCTATCacactttaaatttttattttgcatGGTTTCTTGGTATTagttattataaagttttatttgTTATAATGACAATTTAAAGTTTGTTGTATTAAGAAAACGCCCATTAAAATATCTCGTTACAGacatgtttttgatgacatttacgtagaagaaattaaaacacGTACTTAACCATAAACGATAAAAGATGATAAACACAAACCACATGCAACAAAGTCCACGTGCACGTAGATACATTTATTAAAAAccagaaatgaaaaaaaaaagtgaaagagAAGACTAGACCATAAACCTTAACCAGACGCAAGCTGACATAGTTCAATCATAAGAGTGATGATTACTGATCATTGTTGTTGAGAGGAGGAGGTGAAACACGCACTTTAAGAACACCAAACTCTGCATCCCAAGCGATGTTGTGGTCAAGAAGTGGAATCCCATGGGAACAACATGTACGCTTGTTGACGGCACCAATGAAAATACGGCAACTCTCGTCGTGCTCGTACACGATCTTGTTCTCAGCAATGAACTTGAATTCATTCTCATTTGGTAGCACGAATATGTCGTCGCTAGAAACACCTGGTAGATCCACAGAAAAGTGATAACATCCGTCAGATGTTCGTGCTGAAGTGAACGTTCCCTTGCGACCTTTCACCACAAACGGATGATCCTCCACTTCAATCATGTCAATTGCAGAATCACCTATATCATATCTTCCAGATTTGCCTATGAACCACAGCAAATGAAACATTTAAATTTACAATAACGATAAGCAAAAAGGTGTGATTTTGAATTGAATGGGATTCGAACCTGTGTTAGGAGGCAGAAAGTGAGTACACTTGTTGTCATGGTCCTTCACCTTGACCCTTGAGAGAATCATCCTCAAGACTCCATCTTTCATCTTGGCCTCCACGCCGGTGATCTCACAGCAGTCACAGCCCAGACCGGCGGTCCCGGAGTACTCACGAACGTCGTCAACCTTGTCGCCGGCGCGGAGAGTTTCTTCGCCGGAGAAAAAGACAACCTTTTGTCTCACGGCGTCGACTCTGTAGCGGATAGCGTCGTCTGGAACGCCGGGCAAGTCGACGCGGACGTAGAGGTTGTCGTTGTGAAGGACTTTGATTTCCATGAAACCCTTTGGACCGTATCTCTGGAACTGATTGTTGGTCGCGTGGAGCCTCCCTGTTACATTACAAAAGAGAACGTAGACAGAGTCAAAGAAGATACTTATTACAAATGAAGATTACTAAACAAACGAAGCTCAACAAGAAAAAGGAAACTTTATTCTTCATGGAGGTAGAGTAAATCTTTATAAAAAGTTTCATGTTAAATAGAGCCAAAGAAGAGACTAGCAAACTAAGATcaataaaaaatgaaactttattTTCATATGGAGGATCGTCTTTGCAACAAGTTTCATGTTAAAAGAAAGATGTAAATACTGTGGAAGCAAAGACGTTTCATTTGTTTATAACTTTGAAACTTATGAACATTGATTTATTGGAAACAAAAACATGTCGTTATATCCCTAAGAAAGAAGAGATAaggagaaagaaagagacacAGACCAGGGATGTAAGGAATCCTCGACAAGTCAATGACTGAAGccatctctcttcttcttcttcttctttctctttctttttctttttctttcaactCTCGGTTGCGTAAAAATGGATTATGATTTTGTTGTTTGATATACTAATATAAACGAAGCAGCTCTAAGACAAAGTAGGAGGAGGCTCTTTGACTGGTCATCGCTTGCTAAATGTTAcctgttattttttaaaacattttaaccagtgttaaaataatttcattCCTTTTATGAATTGTTACCGTGGTAAGAACCAAAGAGTACGTACTACAGCTGTCTATCTCTTTTTACTGCCTATAGCTCTTCTTCAATGTCTTTTTGAATGAGACAAAACAGTGAAATGAGGCAACCTcgtctctctctttatttcaAAACTTTTTTACAGAAAGATCATTAATGCATGCTAGAGGCTGCATCGCTGACGTCAATGATTCTCTTAGGTTAAAACAATGAGCTGTCACTCTTTTTTACTCCTTCCTTATTTACTTTTCATATACGACAAACAAAAGTTAACAATGCAATATGCAACGTCTCCTTTCCTTGTTTCTAGATCAACTTCTCTCTTTGTAACAACCGTTTTTAGATGTTTTTGCAtggtcattttaaaatttatttgctCTGATTACAATTACAATTTTGCTGTTTTAATAAAACACCAATTAAATATCTCGTTATAAACTCAAAGacatgtttttgatgacatttacGTAGAAGAAATTGAAAAAGACACACTTAACCATAAACGATAAAAGATTAACACAAACCACATGCAACAAAGTCCACGTCACAGatacacatttattaaaaaaacagaaacgaaaaaaaaaaaaagtcatagaGAAGACTAGACCATAAACCCTAGCAAGACACCATAACGAGAGGCAAGTGCCACGACACACGGAGATAAAGACAAAAGACGTACGTACGGGCTCACATCAAACCATGTCGTCTACTGTGGTCTTGAAGTTCAGCACCTTCTTCTCGATGGTAACCGCCTTGGCATTCACGCGCTGGATCTTGGGAACGGTGATCCAGAGGACTCCGTTGACAAGCTTAGCCCTAGCTTTCTCCATATCGTAAGCCACTGGATCGAACACCATCGTCCCTCCGTATTTGCGTCCGTCGTAGCCGTACTCGGGCATGTCGGGTTCGCCGGCGAAGAAGTGGAGGTTTCTGCCGTCGATCCAGTAGGTGAGGCTTGACACGGTGCAACCAGGCGTGTCTATCCTAGCAACGCGTGCGGTCTTCGTCTCCTTCACCTCGTACACAGACTGGTTACCGCTTTTCTGGAACTGGTTCCTCGCTACAACACACGCACACACAAAAAAACGTATCCGTACGACAGATCAGTCACTGAATAGAAGATTTGGTTAcagataaacaaataaaataacaacttttgtaagaaaaataatgtgtttaaggaagaagaagacgtaCGGATTGGTGGAAAGTGTTTCGGCCAGTCTTTGTGGGAATATCCTGGGCCTCCGCCGGAGCTGCCTGCTTTGTTCATCCTCGAAACGACGCTGTTTTAGctgtttttcttttgcttttgtaAAGTGGAGTGTGTAAAAAAGCGAGTGTACAAGGATAGTGTGTTTTACTTGCTTTATTTATAGCGGAAGGGGAGACTGATGAGATTGTAGGTTTGGAAAGGCTTCGATTAACCTATCATGGGCCTAATAAGCAGCCCATTAGGTTGATCTCCAGATGCGCCTTTCAAAAACTATAAACTCGTTACTTCCAATTTAGTCCTGTTTCAAATACCTTTACAACATCACTAATTTAATGGTGTATTTACTAACTCAAAAAAATATTGAGAAATAAAGAGAACATTCTGATCTCAAAAGTAATGACAATTTTATTCCTTTTTTCTATTTCACAATTAAttgtattattaaaaaaatatcataatgtAAGTGTGATTTTCctggtaaaatacaattaaggatgctattatgatattattatcTACTGAATACCGAAGatgtaaaaataataagaaaaagcTATTATGATATTTTCCTGTGAATCGGTCTTTGTTATTACAGTCAAGACAGAGAGTCCATCTTGTAAAATGTAGCTTCTCAATTACTTCACAGAAATTACTATATCAATACACAGCTTTATATAAGAAGATACTAATTCTAATATttatggatttctaaatcaataaaaatatataaatcaaaaacacCTCCTTAATCAACATTTATCTactatttattttaagtttttaactaAAAAGGCAAGAAACAACGGAGTACACAAAGTAAAAGAGTGATAATAGGCCAACGGCGTAAGCGGAGTGGTAAAGCGTGACATGAGCACTCTACAAAAAAGGCGACTGTGTTATAGTTACCAATCACATTTCACAGAAACATCAaccatatcatttttttttaagtttcagtAATTATAGTGGATCACGAAACTTTCTCCAACAATCGATTCTTCTCATTACAATCCTCTGCTTCTCTcgtaaagaaaacaaaaaaaatgaaattcttGATTAACCTTGTTATTATGTTCTTTCTCCTCATAAACATTTTCACAGCAAACACACAATCTCTCATTCAAACTTCTTGCAAGAAAGCTGCAGCTAGAGACCCGAAACTCAGACTCGATTTCTGCATAAAGTCTCTAGAAGGGCACCAAAGGAGCAAAACCGCACAAAGCCTGGGCGAATTAGCCACGGCCTCGATGAAAAACGCTGGGATGAGGTCGAGGAGATTGGAAGCAAAGGCTGACAAGATTCTCGAGGAGAAGAACTACGGGAAAGGCAGTGTTCTCGGAAAGCTAATCAAAGACTGCGCCATGATTTATAAAGACAATGCTGTGACCTTGAAGGAAGCTGTGACAAGCGTTAGAGTGCGTGATTACAAAACAGCAATCTTCGTTATGAGTTCTGCACTGAATGCGACGAGATTTTGCGAAACTAGATTCGAAACAAGAGACCCGCCTCGGATATCTCCGTTTACAAGAGATAACGAGTTTTTGACTCAGATGATTCTTATTCCTTTAGATTTTACAAAAATGTTGAAATGAATATACTTAAAAGGTGTAGTTTTAACATATAATAACCTTGACAATGTACCTTACAGAGTAATCACTGTAGAAGCAATGCTCGTAGCCTCTATAGCCTTCTAAAGGTCTTGAGCAATGAGTTATCTGCATACATTACAGACCACAGAAGCTTTAGTTAAACTGAAATGTTTGTAGCTATTGATAAACTTGGTGCTTATACACTACATTTTCCGGTTTAGATACATTACCCCGGTACTTAAGTTTATTCAATCCGGTTACGCAAATCCAAAccgaaagaaagaaaacataaacaatTCAAATCAAAATCTTTTGAACAAATCCAAAATTGATACCTAAACCAAATCTAACCAAAGCGAATGTACTATTTCATAAACCGAAAACAAACCGGTTCAGAGACCTACCAAGCCGTACAAGTTTCATACAAGAGTATAACGCAATAGTTTCTGTTTTCTTACATGCGTGCAATGTGAAGCCCatcgtcatcttcttctttactcttctcttcatcatcatcatcatcatcatcattgtcaCGGTTGTAGTTACTTGATGACCCCAACAAGAAAGGTTGATCCTTAAGAATCGAAACCTGATCCATGGGAATAGCATTTCTCTTATAGTTCCACACCAACATCGACGTGTAGTCCTGAGGCGAAACCAGACCATTCTCTCTGATAAACCTCTTCTGCTCCTCCAAAGTCTTCGGCTCATCAAGCCTTAAGTACTCCATCAGAAACTTCTCGTGCTCCGGCCTCCAGTTAGCCGGAAAAGGCGAGTAATCAGTCTCAGGAACAAGAGACATTCTCGTGTAAACAAGCCCATCAATAGACTCAGCAAGTCCCATTCTCAACAGATTGTTATACTCCGGAGACAAACCTTTCTTCTCCTTCAAGGGGCGACTCAGATTCCTGGAAGCTCCTTTATACACTTTGGCACGTGACCTAAGCTTATACTTCGCAGCATAGAGCTTAGCGAGGGAGCCACGGACGATATAAGAGCAAAAGTTCACAATCTTCTTCCGGTTATCAGCAAACCGGTACCACTCAGCAACTGTAGTCAGAAACTTATTCATCTGCGCGTTGGTGTGAGCTTGAGTAGCGTGGAACATTCTGAAACAAGGCTGAGGATCAGGATCACGATCTCCTTTTATAAAATTCAACTTCCTAAACTGTTTAATACACTGCTTCAAACTCGCTGTAACTGACAAAAGCGTCCCGACACCTTTCTCGCTTATGATCTTCCCTCCAGTCGCCGTATACCTCAAAGTCGGATACACAACACGCCGACACAGAACATGATCAAGAAACATTATCCCTTTCGTGATATGCTCTATAGGGAGATTCTCATTATCCAGCCTCAGCATATACTTCTGATCAACAAACTCAATCAACTCTTTCCTCAACGTCGCGGCATCAGCTCTCGGTCCACGAACACCTATCAGTATATGCCCTCCGTACCTAACGTAATCCATTTTCCTCGTCTTATCAGGACCGCTCGTAGGCACAAACTCAGGCCAAGAAGTGTTCCCTTGATCACTACCTTCACCTTCGGGGCTGTTCCAGATAACGTCGCTCTTAGAAGGACGGTAAAAGTCTTTAACTTTCGCCTCCATGTAACGGTCAAGCTCGTCGAGACATACGTTAACAAGAAGAGGACTCAGTATCCCACAATGTCCCCACTGAGGAGACTTGTTAGCTTCTTCAGGAGCGAAACCGAAGAAAGTCTCTAACCAGTAAGGATCAGGCTTAGGCTCATCATCAGCCAAGACGCGTTTCTTCTGATACTTTCTCTTcttagtcttcttcttctcatctcCTTCCACCTTACTCGTTGTAACAACGGGAGTAACCAACGCGGATTTAATCAAGTCGATGACTTTCTTATCTCTAACATCTCTCATCAACGAACTAACCACAAACCCAACTTTCATCCCGTCCAAAACCACACTCAAGTCTCCTTTGAGATACCACAAGTAGCCAGCGAAGTTCCTACGAATCACTCTCAAGACCGTATGCGCCGTCCTCCCGGGGCGAAACGCGAAGGACTTCTGCGAGAACCGGGACTCGTAAACCGGCTCGAGAATCATGAGCAACACTTCTTGGACGATCCGGTCCTGGAAGGGAGTAGGCTGGGTGGTGGTTAAGAGGGCTTTGATCT
This genomic window contains:
- the LOC103827682 gene encoding uncharacterized protein LOC103827682, encoding MASVIDLSRIPYIPGRLHATNNQFQRYGPKGFMEIKVLHNDNLYVRVDLPGVPDDAIRYRVDAVRQKVVFFSGEETLRAGDKVDDVREYSGTAGLGCDCCEITGVEAKMKDGVLRMILSRVKVKDHDNKCTHFLPPNTGKSGRYDIGDSAIDMIEVEDHPFVVKGRKGTFTSARTSDGCYHFSVDLPGVSSDDIFVLPNENEFKFIAENKIVYEHDESCRIFIGAVNKRTCCSHGIPLLDHNIAWDAEFGVLKVRVSPPPLNNNDQ
- the LOC103827683 gene encoding 14.7 kDa heat shock protein, with protein sequence MNKAGSSGGGPGYSHKDWPKHFPPIPRNQFQKSGNQSVYEVKETKTARVARIDTPGCTVSSLTYWIDGRNLHFFAGEPDMPEYGYDGRKYGGTMVFDPVAYDMEKARAKLVNGVLWITVPKIQRVNAKAVTIEKKVLNFKTTVDDMV
- the LOC103827685 gene encoding pectinesterase inhibitor 12 — protein: MKFLINLVIMFFLLINIFTANTQSLIQTSCKKAAARDPKLRLDFCIKSLEGHQRSKTAQSLGELATASMKNAGMRSRRLEAKADKILEEKNYGKGSVLGKLIKDCAMIYKDNAVTLKEAVTSVRVRDYKTAIFVMSSALNATRFCETRFETRDPPRISPFTRDNEFLTQMILIPLDFTKMLK
- the LOC103827684 gene encoding nuclear intron maturase 2, mitochondrial codes for the protein MRRSFSIIAPTKWLKHSIITTPPTLLRSLSYFSPHHHPPPDPDDPTNLLKEDGVSLCSHMWLQNFKSPHKTSSNLTSLLRRFELWVLAYQKVSCDELGAYVPRSSIHRPALENLLSLRNSVLDDRFKWGARLDFYIKSPRDKTDYESLSKRKIKALLTTTQPTPFQDRIVQEVLLMILEPVYESRFSQKSFAFRPGRTAHTVLRVIRRNFAGYLWYLKGDLSVVLDGMKVGFVVSSLMRDVRDKKVIDLIKSALVTPVVTTSKVEGDEKKKTKKRKYQKKRVLADDEPKPDPYWLETFFGFAPEEANKSPQWGHCGILSPLLVNVCLDELDRYMEAKVKDFYRPSKSDVIWNSPEGEGSDQGNTSWPEFVPTSGPDKTRKMDYVRYGGHILIGVRGPRADAATLRKELIEFVDQKYMLRLDNENLPIEHITKGIMFLDHVLCRRVVYPTLRYTATGGKIISEKGVGTLLSVTASLKQCIKQFRKLNFIKGDRDPDPQPCFRMFHATQAHTNAQMNKFLTTVAEWYRFADNRKKIVNFCSYIVRGSLAKLYAAKYKLRSRAKVYKGASRNLSRPLKEKKGLSPEYNNLLRMGLAESIDGLVYTRMSLVPETDYSPFPANWRPEHEKFLMEYLRLDEPKTLEEQKRFIRENGLVSPQDYTSMLVWNYKRNAIPMDQVSILKDQPFLLGSSSNYNRDNDDDDDDDEEKSKEEDDDGLHIARI